GACAAGAACGCAAGTTGCTCTGATTAATGGCTCATCTTTTGCTGTACTCATTAAACAGGTTTGTAGATTTTCAACATTCCAGTTCCTCCTCTGCTCTTATGTAATTGCAATTTTGCTTCCTGCTATACAGGTGTGGGAAATTCTCAACTGGACATTTAGAGGTGATAAATAAATCCACCTTTGCTTATCTTAGAGATCTGTGTATGCATCTCAGGAAACACACTTGCTTAATAAGTTGTGTATGTAATTTTCATTTATGAagtacatttatataacatacaTTAATAAACAGATGTCTCTTTTTTAATACCTCACTATGTATATAAATTATTCTGATCtgtaaagtattttaaaatttcCAAATGCACATGTTCTCTTTTCTGTGACAAGAGGAAGCAGTTTTAGTGACATATCTGAATACATGATAAGTAGGGGAAAGGTCAGACAGATCATGtttcaatgttttttaatgttttttaaatgtttttaatgttttaatgtttaattaatatctATAATTATGATGTCCAAGTGAATATGGGTATACTTTAGGAGGCTATTTCGTGTTTTATGGGAAATCAACATACGCATGGGAAAATCACTGCTGAAATGAATAGCACTTCCTAACTATGCTTTCAGAACACAGAAATTGATTTAAAAGACACAGactaatttaaaaaactcaTTTAGATTTAATAAGATGCACATACAAAAAGAATACATAGTGGTTATGCATTTTGCATAAATCATAACAGCTTCTTCATAAAGAATGATATAGGAATCAAatcaaaatacacatacacacacacacacacacacacacacacacatatatatatatatatatatatatatatatatatatatatatgtatatgtgtgtgtgtgtgtatgtgtattttgatttgatatatatatatatatatatatatatatatatatatatatatatatatatatatatatatatatattatattattgccTTAAAAAAATTAGCTTCTCTTTCTTCACTGCTGTTTTTCTTGCTTCTTCATAGCCCACACTCTTTTCCTAAAGAAGAAAGACAATCATCATTTCGGGTGCCTAAAACTGTtagttttattcaaataaaaacttttacGAAAACTGCACATTGCTTAAATATGCTTATGCTTACGTTAGTTTCTGGATGCTGTCTGTCACCCAGGGCAGAGAAGGATCAGCACATACTTTTCTGCCTCCAGAGGTGTGGAAACTAAAAGGGggataaaaacaaattattttaatatcattattcAGTGAACTGCATgacagaagaggagaaagatgaagaaagaaagaaaatgcatgtgcatgtatacagtatatgaaactCACATGACAGCATTGATGTTGCAGTGTGCATGGATGGTCTGGATTGAATATCCTCTGATTAAAGGAACAGGGAGCTGTCCTTTGGAATATCGCCTGCAACATGCTAAACaaagaataagaaataaaagaaatatatttgcAATTATGATTTTAGGTGTATCTTAAAGCAAACCACTTCAAGTTCTAGTTTTCTTTGTGCTCATCCTTAGTACCTTTACAAAGTACAGAACACATTGAAATGTTGAAAATTTAAGGCATTCATAAAGTAAAATAGACAAAAGATACGACATGCCATGAGTAGTTTACAAGTGCAGAGTTTTGTCTTTCCAGCTGCATACTGataagagagaaacagaaagagaaaatctTACCCCAAGCAGCAGTGTCTTGACAGAACAGACTGACTGTCAGAAGCAGCAGAAGCGTGAAAGCTGCACCACTAATCTGGGCCATTGTGTTTGATTTACTCTTCCGGCAGTATGTGTTGTTTGGTCTGAGAGCAGCAGCTTTATACCTCCCATGACGGAAAATCCTCACCTGACGAGACCAGTGGGTTTTCCAATTCCACACATGTGTTCGAATTTAACTTTCTCCATTACAATGAGGAAGAGGTTTACGTAAAAAGGAATTTGGGGAACTACTGAGGTCATGCTTTACTATTACAGCTGACATTTAATGTGGTGTCTGCCACAGTGATGAAAtaacattttgatatttttaaagcatAATTGATTCAGTAGCAACTGATGATTActcttaattatttaatcactAGTTGCttacatgtatacatacatgCCCTTGTACTGAGATAAGAGATATTTATgtgtcattattaaaaaatctgAAGTAGTGCACAGTTACCTTTAAGCTGTAACGGTATATATAATGATGTTTGAAAAATTCTAGCTGTAGCATGCCCCTTTTAATTCAAAACATATAGAACAGACAATCAGAAAAATCATTTCTACATTGTCAACAAATTACTAAAAACAACACTTTTAGCAGCACAGTTAAAATCATTGCAGTGATGCATTATTATCatactgtgtgtttataaaatttaatataattaatataattaatataatccAAGTTTCATTGTTAGGTGcaattttgatgatttttttgaaAAGGAAAACGATGCACTGatacaatagaaaaaaaatgtatgtatctgtctttttaaaaatgtgccatTCATTGAATatgaaaacattaacaaaataataaattgttgaaCCCTTCCGAAGTCATGTTAAATGGCTTAAAAAGGACACAAATTTGAAACTGGAAACTacataaaataacaattaaataCAATGAGCACAATTTTTTAGATAATTTCTAAATTACTATTAACCTTCTATTTTTAGAACCTCATAAATATTATTGGTGTATGTTTGCTTAGAATGAACAATGTAAAAAGTATTGCACATGTAACACAAGGTATTTTAAGATTAAATGTTGTTACTAATAACTCATAAAGGTTATTAGTATGTAGATCTGCACAAAAGActgtttccctatcagagaaAGTTCCAATTATTACCTCTTAGAAACCTAGAGAACTATTGACCATCAAATCCTTGTATAACAATACAAAACCAGAACCTAAATCATAAgaatcattttttctttttttagtttttaaaaaaattccatgaATCATGAAAAAGTACTGACAGGTAAGTTCCATTACTGCCACACTCTAAGTCCTGGGAAAAAACCTACAGATAATAGTGTGGGCTTAGTGTGGGCTTTCCTCTTCCTTAACCACATTCCCTGTAttggtttattgtaatgaaGTACTTGTGTAGCTACAAATTAAAAAGTGTAGCCTTGaagtaatttattttgaaaattattttagtCTAGGACAATACTTAATTCACTGGTGGCACAATCAACATACAGTGTTAGAAACACCTGCATGAGAACTGCTGTGGCTCTTGCAGTCTGTGTGGGCTACAAAACAAACTCAGTTTGGTCTTATTTTCTAGGTCATGAGAGACATTATGCAACCATAGTCTTTAAAATCAAAGAGGGAAATGTGAAATCCACCCTATTAAGTAGGTCATGGCAGAGACTGAAGggtttaaaatgtttctcttaATTCATCATAGCTTCCCTTTTAAACCTA
The genomic region above belongs to Pangasianodon hypophthalmus isolate fPanHyp1 chromosome 21, fPanHyp1.pri, whole genome shotgun sequence and contains:
- the ccl20a.3 gene encoding C-C motif chemokine 20a.3, encoding MAQISGAAFTLLLLLTVSLFCQDTAAWACCRRYSKGQLPVPLIRGYSIQTIHAHCNINAVIFHTSGGRKVCADPSLPWVTDSIQKLTKRVWAMKKQEKQQ